Proteins from one Patescibacteria group bacterium genomic window:
- a CDS encoding rod shape-determining protein MreC, translating to MKRQSVSVRIVIIAVVLFLATIALFTKILVPAQRIVLDGLGSVVLGVHLFSDAVSGDSPIPQDAVRIIARRADEFQNTFIISMSATEGAKIVSGDTLVGVVVAKGSMVSKGEAITAPGFIVHGIVSRSGVPAELHGKGAMLLETRLPRGTDVRVGDRVIEDQGVPLGIGTVVNIIDSASDPFITVVVQSPVNLYTLSFVQIQEEIVNAL from the coding sequence ATGAAACGGCAATCAGTTAGCGTACGCATTGTCATCATCGCGGTTGTTCTTTTTTTGGCGACAATCGCTCTTTTTACAAAAATTCTCGTTCCCGCACAACGCATCGTGCTTGATGGATTGGGTAGTGTTGTTCTCGGCGTGCACCTGTTTTCAGACGCCGTCTCGGGAGATAGTCCCATTCCGCAAGACGCCGTGCGTATCATTGCGCGTCGTGCCGATGAATTCCAAAATACTTTTATTATCAGTATGAGTGCTACCGAAGGCGCAAAAATTGTTTCTGGCGATACACTAGTAGGCGTCGTGGTTGCGAAGGGTAGCATGGTATCAAAAGGTGAGGCGATCACCGCACCTGGCTTTATCGTTCATGGTATCGTGAGCCGCTCAGGCGTGCCCGCCGAATTGCACGGCAAGGGGGCGATGTTGCTCGAGACGCGTCTCCCGCGCGGCACTGATGTACGCGTAGGTGATAGGGTTATCGAGGATCAGGGTGTTCCGCTCGGAATCGGCACCGTTGTCAATATTATTGATAGCGCGTCGGATCCTTTTATAACGGTTGTTGTACAAAGCCCAGTCAATCTCTACACTCTTTCTTTTGTTCAGATACAAGAAGAAATTGTAAATGCTCTATGA
- a CDS encoding penicillin-binding transpeptidase domain-containing protein, whose translation MRWLKKKIHSHDGLTPDEVFLDAHEIPGFSRERLEGLIEKPIGKGAFLSFSVLLTLFGLLLVGRAFWLQVVRGDELTMRSEHNYIETTYVDPPRGVIYDRTGAVIATNEAYTDEKGEIRYRRSMRHPYAFSHLVGYVGTPSKAEKDAGRDAVGVLAIGKTGLESRYDIPLRGIAGRRDQELDAAGSTVSRGLIVRPEEGENMKTTINAPLQEAMWEILDRIMRERGFRGGGGIIFSVKDGSVASLVSVPSYDANAFARGLTQEEATELFSSTRAPLFNRVLSGTYAPGSIIKPFVAMAALEEGVIDEHKSLYSSGALELPNPFNPSQPSRFLDWKAHGYVDLRRALAVSSDVYFYTVGGGFGDVKGLGIARIKLWLEKFGFGKTTGIDLDGEKIGFLPDPESKKTLHPENPIWRIGDTYHASIGQGDVLVTPLEAARALSAIATGGTLAELHIAENAAKSPEQFEKLAFSEKNLKAVREGMRSAVADGGTAAAVSWVQTPIAGKTGTAEVGSKKDRVHSWFMGFAPADDPQIGIVLFLESGPRANLVGAPFATSEVFRWIMDHGGVEGILR comes from the coding sequence ATGCGGTGGCTGAAGAAAAAAATCCATTCGCATGATGGCCTTACTCCCGATGAGGTTTTTCTTGACGCCCATGAGATTCCAGGATTCTCACGAGAACGCCTTGAAGGACTCATCGAGAAGCCGATAGGCAAAGGAGCGTTTTTATCATTTAGTGTCCTTCTTACGCTCTTTGGTCTGCTTCTTGTTGGCCGCGCCTTTTGGTTGCAAGTTGTACGCGGCGATGAGCTCACGATGCGCTCAGAGCACAATTATATCGAGACGACTTATGTCGATCCGCCGCGAGGTGTTATCTATGACCGCACGGGAGCCGTTATCGCTACCAATGAAGCATACACTGATGAAAAAGGCGAGATTCGGTATCGGAGATCAATGCGCCACCCGTATGCATTTAGTCACCTTGTAGGATATGTAGGCACACCCTCAAAAGCTGAAAAAGATGCAGGTCGTGATGCGGTCGGCGTTTTAGCTATTGGTAAAACGGGGCTTGAGAGTAGATATGATATACCATTGCGTGGTATCGCGGGGAGACGCGACCAAGAACTTGATGCGGCAGGATCCACCGTCTCTCGAGGTCTTATTGTGAGACCAGAAGAAGGTGAAAATATGAAGACCACCATCAATGCGCCTTTGCAAGAAGCGATGTGGGAAATACTTGACCGTATTATGCGCGAGCGAGGTTTTCGTGGCGGCGGCGGGATTATCTTTTCTGTAAAAGATGGATCGGTGGCATCTTTGGTGAGCGTACCGAGCTATGATGCAAATGCATTCGCGCGTGGGCTCACACAAGAAGAAGCAACAGAACTTTTCTCAAGTACGCGCGCTCCGCTTTTTAATCGTGTACTTTCTGGTACCTACGCCCCCGGTTCTATTATCAAGCCGTTTGTAGCGATGGCCGCGCTGGAAGAAGGCGTCATTGATGAACATAAAAGTTTGTATAGCTCTGGCGCACTCGAGCTGCCAAATCCATTTAACCCGAGCCAGCCGAGTAGATTCCTCGACTGGAAGGCACACGGCTATGTTGATTTGCGCCGTGCGCTTGCCGTTTCGTCCGATGTCTATTTTTATACCGTTGGCGGTGGCTTCGGTGATGTCAAAGGGCTGGGGATTGCGCGTATTAAATTATGGCTTGAGAAGTTTGGATTTGGTAAAACGACTGGCATCGATCTCGATGGTGAAAAAATAGGTTTTTTACCCGACCCTGAATCAAAGAAAACACTTCACCCAGAAAATCCTATCTGGCGTATTGGTGATACCTATCATGCAAGTATCGGACAAGGCGATGTGTTAGTCACACCGCTTGAAGCTGCGCGCGCCCTTTCCGCTATTGCCACCGGCGGTACTCTTGCAGAGCTTCATATCGCCGAGAATGCCGCCAAGTCGCCAGAACAATTTGAGAAGCTTGCGTTTAGTGAGAAGAACTTGAAGGCTGTTCGTGAAGGGATGCGCTCGGCGGTCGCTGATGGGGGCACCGCCGCTGCGGTGTCATGGGTCCAGACACCCATTGCTGGTAAGACAGGTACCGCGGAGGTAGGGAGCAAGAAAGACCGTGTACACTCATGGTTTATGGGCTTTGCGCCCGCGGATGACCCACAGATTGGCATTGTGCTCTTTTTAGAGTCAGGACCACGCGCAAACCTTGTGGGAGCCCCATTTGCTACATCCGAGGTATTTCGCTGGATTATGGACCACGGAGGGGTCGAGGGCATTTTGCGTTGA
- the greA gene encoding transcription elongation factor GreA, translating into MTLSDDREYLSAEGLKDIEGRLKNLKTTRRVQIAERLEFAKSLGDLSENAEYSEAKEEQMVNEAEVAKLEDILSRASVISNTDSSEVRLGSNVKCRKIGNGDEQFMIVGREEADPFKGKVSNESPLGKAFLGKRKNEKVLVSTPRGQIEYSIIEIA; encoded by the coding sequence ATGACACTTTCAGACGACCGCGAATATCTTTCAGCCGAAGGACTCAAAGACATCGAAGGACGACTCAAGAATCTCAAGACGACTCGTCGTGTTCAGATTGCAGAGCGTCTCGAGTTTGCGAAGAGTCTCGGTGATCTTTCAGAGAACGCTGAATATTCAGAGGCGAAAGAAGAACAAATGGTAAACGAAGCCGAGGTGGCAAAGCTCGAAGATATTTTGTCGCGCGCTTCTGTTATCTCAAATACCGATTCTTCTGAGGTTCGCCTCGGCTCAAATGTTAAATGTCGCAAGATTGGCAACGGCGATGAACAATTTATGATTGTAGGACGCGAAGAAGCTGATCCGTTCAAGGGCAAGGTTTCAAATGAATCACCACTCGGCAAGGCATTTTTGGGCAAGCGCAAAAACGAAAAAGTGCTCGTCTCAACCCCTCGAGGCCAGATCGAATATTCTATTATCGAAATTGCTTAG
- the lysS gene encoding lysine--tRNA ligase produces MSAEDIRSERLKKLAILKERGIDPYPAESFRTHENALFLKSYESLASSQEKVTLAGRIMSQRDQGGIIFVDLFDGTERVQALIKKDDIGEESFDLFLETVSVSDFIEVLGVAFTTKRGMNSLLASSWRMLAKSLNQVPDEWFGLKDEDERYRKRYLDMLLDPEVANLAKKRSIFWNTIRLFMLKRGFIEVETPILETKTGGAEARPFVTRHNALDMDVYLRISHELWHKKLIVGGLPKVFEIGRVFRNEGMSFEHAQDYTHFEFYEAYQDARQGIPMLIDLYRTVAQETFGTLKFQIGKHEVDLGVEWEQIDYNKCIQDKYGFDPRDVDQSAGAGRKLLKKHIPDYEGDITETGRAVDFLWKQVRRTISGPAILTGIPVYLEPLAKKNKDDQRVVDRFQIILAGSEIGKAFNELNDPIDQRERFEKQQALRDAGDEEAQMIDLEYIEAMEYGMPPIFGFGFSERLFSFLVGKSIRESQLFPLMKPK; encoded by the coding sequence ATGTCTGCCGAAGATATACGATCTGAGCGCCTCAAAAAGCTCGCAATATTAAAAGAACGGGGTATTGACCCATATCCTGCCGAATCTTTTCGCACGCATGAAAATGCTTTGTTTTTGAAGTCTTATGAGTCTCTCGCAAGTTCTCAAGAAAAAGTAACACTTGCGGGTAGAATCATGTCGCAGAGAGATCAGGGAGGCATTATCTTTGTCGATCTTTTTGATGGGACTGAGCGCGTTCAGGCGCTGATTAAAAAAGATGATATCGGCGAAGAGTCATTCGATCTTTTTTTGGAGACGGTGAGCGTGAGCGATTTTATAGAGGTTTTGGGTGTCGCATTTACGACAAAGCGGGGGATGAACTCACTTTTGGCCAGTAGTTGGCGTATGCTGGCAAAAAGTCTCAATCAAGTTCCTGATGAATGGTTCGGCCTCAAAGACGAGGATGAACGATATCGCAAGCGATATCTTGATATGTTGCTCGATCCAGAGGTCGCGAATCTCGCAAAAAAACGCTCAATATTTTGGAACACTATTCGTTTGTTTATGTTAAAGCGCGGTTTTATAGAAGTAGAGACGCCAATCTTGGAGACAAAAACTGGTGGAGCAGAGGCTCGGCCATTTGTGACCCGTCACAATGCACTTGATATGGATGTATATTTGAGAATTTCGCACGAACTTTGGCATAAAAAACTCATCGTAGGCGGTCTCCCAAAAGTTTTTGAGATAGGAAGGGTATTTAGAAATGAAGGTATGTCGTTTGAGCATGCTCAAGACTATACGCATTTTGAGTTTTATGAAGCATATCAAGACGCTCGCCAAGGCATCCCTATGCTTATTGATTTGTATCGTACCGTTGCTCAAGAGACTTTTGGAACGCTTAAGTTTCAAATCGGCAAGCATGAAGTTGATCTCGGCGTAGAGTGGGAACAGATCGACTACAACAAGTGTATACAGGACAAGTACGGATTTGATCCACGCGATGTTGATCAATCAGCGGGCGCAGGACGCAAGCTTCTTAAAAAACATATTCCTGATTATGAAGGCGATATCACGGAGACGGGTCGTGCAGTTGATTTCTTATGGAAACAGGTGCGACGGACTATTAGCGGTCCTGCGATTTTGACCGGTATACCTGTATATCTTGAACCCCTCGCTAAGAAAAACAAAGACGATCAGCGTGTGGTAGATCGTTTTCAGATTATTTTGGCAGGTAGCGAGATAGGTAAGGCTTTCAACGAGCTCAACGATCCTATTGACCAGCGTGAGCGTTTTGAAAAACAACAGGCACTCAGAGACGCAGGAGATGAAGAAGCTCAGATGATCGATCTTGAATACATCGAAGCCATGGAATACGGTATGCCACCTATTTTCGGGTTCGGGTTTTCTGAGCGACTATTTAGCTTCTTGGTGGGTAAGAGTATACGCGAATCACAGCTCTTTCCGTTAATGAAGCCAAAATAA
- the mraZ gene encoding division/cell wall cluster transcriptional repressor MraZ, with protein MFLGEYVHTIDQKRRLSIPTRLRKELGKEAVVTKGPDHCLFLFPIKTWEAMAEKLSHLPLGQADTRNFVRFMLSGAAESELDNLGRILIPDTLKEYAELGSKAVVVGVFDRIEVWSPERWADVRKHTQDNADRLAERLGELGMY; from the coding sequence ATGTTTTTAGGCGAATATGTACACACGATAGATCAAAAAAGGCGTCTTTCGATACCCACGCGTTTGCGCAAAGAACTTGGTAAGGAAGCAGTCGTGACAAAGGGGCCCGATCATTGTCTCTTTCTCTTCCCAATCAAAACATGGGAGGCGATGGCCGAGAAACTTTCACACTTGCCATTAGGCCAAGCAGACACACGAAACTTTGTCCGCTTTATGCTCTCGGGTGCCGCCGAATCAGAACTCGATAATCTCGGACGCATTTTGATCCCCGACACGCTCAAAGAATACGCGGAGCTCGGATCAAAAGCAGTCGTAGTAGGAGTATTTGATCGAATCGAAGTATGGTCGCCCGAACGCTGGGCAGATGTACGCAAACACACGCAAGACAACGCCGATAGATTAGCCGAACGATTGGGAGAACTAGGGATGTACTAA
- the rsmH gene encoding 16S rRNA (cytosine(1402)-N(4))-methyltransferase RsmH has translation MIHKPVLVAEVMEYLQPHRGGTYIDATLGAGGHTRAILEKIGYEGTVLGIEQDPELAEKIKKEHIKNLIIENTSYIAMEKLTTLHKLDRVDGVLFDFGMNSWHVDASGRGFSFQKDEVLDMRFDPSNTTSAAHIINQSTAHELEDIFRTYGEERRARQIAEAIVEERKNGRILTTERLCSIIGRIVPKSARHPATRVFQALRIAVNRELDNVAEGLSAAFRLLAPGGRVVAIAFHSLEDRIVKQAMRNTEGGQVLTKKAVRATRAEYLVNPRSRSAVLRAWEKKSI, from the coding sequence ATGATTCACAAGCCCGTACTGGTAGCAGAAGTGATGGAATACTTGCAGCCACATAGAGGAGGAACTTATATCGACGCGACGCTAGGGGCTGGAGGGCATACGCGAGCGATACTCGAAAAGATCGGATATGAGGGTACGGTACTCGGCATCGAACAAGACCCCGAGCTTGCCGAAAAAATAAAAAAAGAACATATCAAAAATCTCATCATTGAAAATACTTCATATATTGCCATGGAAAAGCTTACGACACTTCACAAATTAGACCGCGTTGATGGCGTGCTTTTTGATTTTGGCATGAACTCATGGCATGTCGATGCGTCAGGGCGAGGCTTTTCATTTCAAAAAGACGAAGTGCTCGATATGCGTTTTGATCCTTCAAACACCACATCAGCAGCGCACATCATCAACCAATCGACAGCGCACGAGCTCGAAGATATTTTCCGTACTTACGGGGAAGAGCGCAGGGCTCGCCAGATCGCTGAGGCGATTGTCGAGGAGCGTAAGAATGGGCGCATTTTAACCACTGAACGGCTTTGCTCAATCATTGGTCGCATCGTACCCAAGAGCGCGAGGCATCCGGCAACGCGCGTGTTTCAGGCGCTTCGTATCGCGGTCAATCGTGAGCTTGATAATGTAGCAGAAGGTCTGTCAGCCGCGTTTCGATTGCTCGCGCCGGGTGGCAGGGTAGTGGCTATCGCGTTTCATTCACTTGAGGACAGGATCGTCAAACAAGCGATGCGTAATACTGAAGGTGGGCAGGTGCTTACCAAAAAAGCTGTGCGTGCGACGCGCGCCGAATATCTAGTAAACCCAAGATCACGGTCGGCAGTACTTCGCGCATGGGAGAAAAAAAGTATATGA
- a CDS encoding penicillin-binding protein 2, with the protein MNAFLKRVTSLTIFVGGLLFVVLSRVAWLQVVRGAEYREQASRQQSVSEIFKANRGEILAHEKNALVPVATTKEGWLMHINPKLIQNPVELYEKLSHIASTTMPKDEFVERASKSNDPYEIIEHRISPSVKRAIEAAELPGVEFSPERWRFYPAADFASQVIGFVGADDTGQYGLERFYNEDLLGRDGVFVGEKTSGKKLLWFGNASLTPVKHGASIISTLDTGVQTNLEGVLKKIREEYHATSAGGIIINPKTGQILAMASVPSFDPNRYSDVEDIAIFKNPLVEDLFEMGSVVKPLTIAAAIDAGVVTTQTTYNDTGTRTIDTATIANFDGKARGVVPIQEILSQSLNIGAVFVMEQLGKDRFREYMHGFGLAEKTGIDVPGEASGKLANLESSRLIEFATASFGQGISMTGVEFVRALSSIANGGFLVDPYLIEEVRDEDDTIVEKKRGAPRRVLKEETSKTVTRMLVEVVDKKLANGKGRIPGYSVAAKTGTAQIASKNSRGYSGEFMHTFFGYGPAYDPQFLVFLYIERPQGIRYASESLTQPFRVVMKHLFSYFEIIPDRPHELEAKTP; encoded by the coding sequence ATGAACGCGTTTTTGAAACGCGTGACCTCTCTCACGATTTTTGTGGGAGGGCTATTGTTTGTTGTCTTGTCACGCGTTGCTTGGTTGCAAGTGGTCCGTGGCGCAGAGTATCGTGAGCAGGCATCGCGCCAACAATCAGTATCAGAAATTTTTAAGGCGAACCGCGGTGAAATCTTGGCGCATGAAAAAAACGCACTCGTGCCGGTGGCAACTACGAAAGAGGGCTGGCTTATGCATATCAATCCAAAGCTTATACAGAATCCAGTAGAACTCTATGAGAAACTCTCGCATATCGCGAGTACTACCATGCCTAAAGATGAGTTTGTTGAGCGCGCAAGTAAATCAAACGATCCATATGAGATCATCGAACATCGGATATCGCCTTCGGTAAAGCGAGCTATTGAGGCTGCCGAGCTACCAGGTGTCGAATTTTCGCCTGAGCGTTGGCGGTTTTACCCTGCGGCTGATTTTGCCTCGCAGGTCATAGGTTTTGTGGGTGCTGATGATACGGGGCAGTATGGCCTTGAGCGCTTTTACAATGAAGATTTGTTAGGGCGCGATGGTGTTTTTGTAGGCGAAAAGACATCAGGAAAAAAACTTCTCTGGTTTGGTAACGCGAGCTTGACGCCCGTCAAACACGGTGCCTCTATCATTTCCACGCTCGATACCGGCGTACAGACCAATCTTGAGGGTGTATTGAAAAAAATACGAGAAGAATACCATGCCACATCAGCTGGAGGCATCATCATCAATCCAAAAACAGGCCAGATACTAGCGATGGCATCAGTACCATCGTTTGACCCAAATAGATATTCGGATGTAGAAGACATCGCTATTTTTAAAAACCCTCTCGTCGAAGATCTTTTTGAAATGGGTTCGGTAGTAAAGCCTCTTACTATTGCCGCCGCCATTGATGCAGGGGTCGTCACAACACAGACCACTTACAATGATACGGGTACGCGCACGATTGATACGGCGACTATCGCAAACTTCGATGGTAAGGCGCGCGGTGTCGTACCGATACAAGAAATTTTATCGCAGTCACTCAATATCGGTGCCGTGTTTGTTATGGAGCAACTCGGAAAAGATCGTTTTCGTGAATATATGCATGGTTTCGGGTTAGCAGAAAAAACAGGTATCGATGTGCCGGGCGAGGCGAGTGGTAAGTTGGCAAATCTCGAGAGCTCACGACTGATTGAATTTGCAACCGCATCATTTGGCCAAGGTATTTCGATGACTGGCGTAGAATTTGTACGGGCTCTCTCGAGTATTGCCAATGGAGGGTTTTTAGTTGATCCTTACCTTATAGAGGAAGTTCGTGACGAGGACGATACAATAGTCGAGAAAAAGCGTGGCGCACCACGCCGTGTCCTGAAAGAAGAAACATCAAAAACAGTAACTCGTATGTTGGTAGAAGTAGTCGATAAAAAACTCGCGAACGGCAAAGGTAGAATCCCCGGGTATTCGGTGGCTGCAAAAACGGGTACTGCGCAGATCGCATCAAAAAACTCGCGTGGATATTCCGGTGAATTCATGCATACTTTTTTTGGATACGGTCCTGCCTACGATCCGCAATTTTTAGTATTTTTATATATCGAACGCCCTCAGGGTATTCGGTACGCGTCAGAGTCACTCACACAACCATTTCGCGTTGTCATGAAGCATCTATTTTCATATTTTGAGATTATTCCTGATAGGCCGCACGAGCTTGAAGCAAAAACACCATGA
- the murF gene encoding UDP-N-acetylmuramoyl-tripeptide--D-alanyl-D-alanine ligase codes for MIQVLRLVIFWILRVQATLVIRRFRPIVIGVTGSVGKTSAKEAIAAVLAEHFRTRKSPKSYNSELGLPLTILGLESAWNSPLGWLKNIVKGALRFISRNEYPELLVLEMGVDRPGDFDKILPWLKPDIGVVTMIGDMPVHVEFFDGPDAVAAEKAKLLGALGEQGTAIINADDPRVFAMRKATKGKVITYGFSRHAEVRASGVRMSLKKGRPDGMTFKIDYQGKTMPMRVPGVVGEQSIYAFLAAAAVGLAQGLNLIEISEALLKYEHPPGRLRLLDGRKDSLILDDTYNSSPLAALAALEALSKMPALRRIATLGDMLELGKYTPEAHRMIGKRAAEVADVVIGVGVRSKFMDTGDAAEFHWFAKSGEAADFLGHFVKEGDAILVKGSQGVRMERVTKALLLHSEDSHRVLVRQEDYWQKRP; via the coding sequence ATGATACAAGTATTGCGTCTCGTCATTTTTTGGATATTGCGCGTTCAAGCTACGCTTGTTATTCGTCGCTTCAGGCCGATTGTTATTGGTGTCACGGGTAGTGTTGGCAAAACATCCGCTAAAGAAGCTATCGCGGCTGTCTTAGCAGAGCATTTCAGAACACGCAAAAGCCCCAAGAGTTACAACAGTGAGCTAGGGCTACCATTGACCATCTTGGGTTTAGAGAGCGCGTGGAACTCTCCGTTGGGTTGGTTAAAAAATATTGTGAAAGGTGCGTTGCGCTTCATCTCGCGTAACGAATATCCGGAGCTTTTAGTGCTCGAGATGGGGGTTGATCGGCCGGGTGATTTTGACAAGATATTGCCATGGCTCAAACCTGATATAGGCGTGGTGACGATGATTGGCGACATGCCAGTACATGTCGAATTTTTTGATGGACCTGACGCAGTTGCCGCAGAAAAAGCAAAGCTTTTAGGCGCGCTCGGAGAGCAGGGGACCGCTATCATCAATGCTGATGATCCACGCGTATTCGCTATGCGCAAGGCAACCAAGGGGAAGGTTATCACCTATGGATTTTCGCGCCATGCAGAAGTACGCGCGTCCGGCGTGCGCATGAGTCTCAAAAAAGGACGGCCCGATGGTATGACATTTAAGATTGATTATCAGGGCAAGACGATGCCTATGAGGGTACCGGGAGTAGTCGGTGAGCAAAGTATTTATGCGTTTTTAGCGGCGGCCGCTGTCGGTCTCGCGCAAGGTCTTAATCTTATCGAGATTTCTGAAGCGCTTCTCAAATACGAGCATCCACCCGGCCGCCTGCGTCTACTTGACGGTCGAAAAGATTCATTGATTTTAGACGATACCTATAACTCTTCACCACTTGCTGCACTCGCCGCGCTTGAGGCGCTCTCAAAAATGCCAGCCCTGCGCCGCATCGCCACACTCGGCGACATGCTTGAACTTGGTAAATACACACCGGAGGCACATCGTATGATCGGTAAACGCGCAGCCGAGGTTGCTGATGTAGTTATCGGTGTTGGTGTACGCTCAAAATTTATGGACACGGGAGACGCGGCCGAATTTCATTGGTTTGCAAAATCGGGAGAAGCGGCTGATTTCCTGGGGCATTTTGTCAAAGAAGGGGACGCAATTTTAGTAAAAGGATCGCAGGGTGTTCGCATGGAGCGTGTCACTAAAGCACTCTTGCTTCATTCAGAAGATTCCCATCGGGTACTCGTACGCCAAGAAGACTATTGGCAAAAGCGCCCATAG